The Pelodiscus sinensis isolate JC-2024 chromosome 10, ASM4963464v1, whole genome shotgun sequence genome has a segment encoding these proteins:
- the ALG3 gene encoding dol-P-Man:Man(5)GlcNAc(2)-PP-Dol alpha-1,3-mannosyltransferase isoform X2, translating to MAPAPGSGLRRKGAAGPGSLRQGLRRAWQEKHRVLLAPQYTGLVAACLCLAEVGVAHWVIRRVPYTEIDWKAYMDEVEGVVNGTFDYTQLKGETGPLVYPAGFVYIFLGLYYLTSHGINIRLAQYLFAALYLVTLLLVFRIYSRTKKVPPYVFFFMCCASYRIHSIYILRLFNDPVAMTILFLAVNLFLEERWSWGCFFFSLAVSVKMNVLLFAPGLLFLLLWRFGLLGTIPKLSICALLQVALGLPFLLANPVGYVTRSFDLGRQFLFKWTVNWRFLPEEVFQHRAFHLALLAAHLGALGLFALHRWHRSEENLLSLLKDPTERKSPPQALTANQVVFVLFSSNFIGVCCSRSLHYQFYVWYFHTLPYLLWCTPAGKLSQLLKVLILGLIELSWNTYPSTVCSSACLHVCHGIILLQLWHGTAAPLEPQGHPAAQKTSPSQKKTE from the exons ATGGCTCCGGCGCCCGGCTCAGGGCTGCGGCGCAagggggcggcggggccgggctcgctgcGCCAGGGCCTGCGGCGAGCCTGGCAGGAGAAGCACCGGGTGCTGCTGGCGCCCCAGTACACGGGGCTGGTGGCCGCCTGCCTCtgcctggcggaggtgggggtcGCGCACTGGGTCATACGCCGGGTGCCAT ACACAGAGATCGACTGGAAGGCCTATATGGACGAGGTGGAGGGAGTCGTTAATGGGACCTTCGACTACACCCAGCTGAAGGGAGAAACCGGGCCCCTGGT ttacCCTGCTGGCTTCGTTTACATCTTCCTGGGTCTCTACTACCTCACCAGCCATGGCATCAACATCCGCCTGGCGCAGTATCTCTTTGCTGCGCTCTATCTCGTGACCCTGCTGCTTGTCTTCCGCATCTACAGCCGGACCAAGAAG GTTCCTCCCTATGTTTTCTTCTTCATGTGCTGCGCCTCCTACCGCATCCACTCCATCTATATCCTACGACTCTTTAATGACCCCGTCGCCATGACGATCCTCTTCCTCGCAGTCAACCTCTTCCTGGAAGAGCGCTGGTCCTGGGGCTGCTTCTTCTTCAG CCTGGCTGTGTCGGTGAAGATGAACGTCCTGCTCTTCGCTCCAGgcctcctcttcctgcttcttTGGCGCTTTGGCCTCCTGGGCACCATCCCCAAACTCTCCATCTGCGCGCTGCTGCAG GTGGCCCTGGGGCTGCCCTTCCTGCTGGCGAACCCCGTTGGTTACGTGACCCGCTCCTTCGACTTGGGCCGCCAGTTCCTTTTCAAGTGGACGGTGAACTGGCGGTTCCTGCCGGAGGAGGTTTTCCAGCATCGGGCCTTCCACCTGGCGCTGCTCGCAGCCCACCTGGGCGCCCTGGGGCTCTTTGCGCTGCACCGGTGGCACAG gTCTGAGGAGAATCTCTTGTCGTTGCTGAAGGACCCAACAGAGAGGAAGAGTCCACCGCAGGCCCTGACGGCCAAC CAGGTTGTCTTCGTTCTCTTCAGCTCCAACTTCATCGGCGTGTGCTGCAGCAGGTCCCTGCACTATCAGTTCTACGTGTGGTACTTCCACACCCTGCCCTACCTGCTGTGGTGCACGCCTGCCGGGAAGCTCAGCCAGCTGCTCAA GGTGCTGATCCTGGGCCTCATTGAGCTCTCCTGGAACACGTACCCCTCCACAGTGTGCAGCTCAGCCTGCCTGCACGTGTGCCACGGGATCATCCTGCTACAGCTCTGGCACGGCACCGCTGCCCCCCTGGAGCCGCAGGGCCACCCTGCTGCCCAGAAAACCAGCCCTTCCCAGAAAAAGACAGAGTGA
- the ALG3 gene encoding dol-P-Man:Man(5)GlcNAc(2)-PP-Dol alpha-1,3-mannosyltransferase isoform X1, with protein sequence MAPAPGSGLRRKGAAGPGSLRQGLRRAWQEKHRVLLAPQYTGLVAACLCLAEVGVAHWVIRRVPSLAQCLSVWRCCRARGAEHASRAFPADTEIDWKAYMDEVEGVVNGTFDYTQLKGETGPLVYPAGFVYIFLGLYYLTSHGINIRLAQYLFAALYLVTLLLVFRIYSRTKKVPPYVFFFMCCASYRIHSIYILRLFNDPVAMTILFLAVNLFLEERWSWGCFFFSLAVSVKMNVLLFAPGLLFLLLWRFGLLGTIPKLSICALLQVALGLPFLLANPVGYVTRSFDLGRQFLFKWTVNWRFLPEEVFQHRAFHLALLAAHLGALGLFALHRWHRSEENLLSLLKDPTERKSPPQALTANQVVFVLFSSNFIGVCCSRSLHYQFYVWYFHTLPYLLWCTPAGKLSQLLKVLILGLIELSWNTYPSTVCSSACLHVCHGIILLQLWHGTAAPLEPQGHPAAQKTSPSQKKTE encoded by the exons ATGGCTCCGGCGCCCGGCTCAGGGCTGCGGCGCAagggggcggcggggccgggctcgctgcGCCAGGGCCTGCGGCGAGCCTGGCAGGAGAAGCACCGGGTGCTGCTGGCGCCCCAGTACACGGGGCTGGTGGCCGCCTGCCTCtgcctggcggaggtgggggtcGCGCACTGGGTCATACGCCGGGTGCCAT CCCTCGCCCAGTGCCTGTCCGTGTGGAGATGCTGCAGAGCGCGTGGAGCTGAGCATGCGTCTCGTGCTTTCCCCGCAGACACAGAGATCGACTGGAAGGCCTATATGGACGAGGTGGAGGGAGTCGTTAATGGGACCTTCGACTACACCCAGCTGAAGGGAGAAACCGGGCCCCTGGT ttacCCTGCTGGCTTCGTTTACATCTTCCTGGGTCTCTACTACCTCACCAGCCATGGCATCAACATCCGCCTGGCGCAGTATCTCTTTGCTGCGCTCTATCTCGTGACCCTGCTGCTTGTCTTCCGCATCTACAGCCGGACCAAGAAG GTTCCTCCCTATGTTTTCTTCTTCATGTGCTGCGCCTCCTACCGCATCCACTCCATCTATATCCTACGACTCTTTAATGACCCCGTCGCCATGACGATCCTCTTCCTCGCAGTCAACCTCTTCCTGGAAGAGCGCTGGTCCTGGGGCTGCTTCTTCTTCAG CCTGGCTGTGTCGGTGAAGATGAACGTCCTGCTCTTCGCTCCAGgcctcctcttcctgcttcttTGGCGCTTTGGCCTCCTGGGCACCATCCCCAAACTCTCCATCTGCGCGCTGCTGCAG GTGGCCCTGGGGCTGCCCTTCCTGCTGGCGAACCCCGTTGGTTACGTGACCCGCTCCTTCGACTTGGGCCGCCAGTTCCTTTTCAAGTGGACGGTGAACTGGCGGTTCCTGCCGGAGGAGGTTTTCCAGCATCGGGCCTTCCACCTGGCGCTGCTCGCAGCCCACCTGGGCGCCCTGGGGCTCTTTGCGCTGCACCGGTGGCACAG gTCTGAGGAGAATCTCTTGTCGTTGCTGAAGGACCCAACAGAGAGGAAGAGTCCACCGCAGGCCCTGACGGCCAAC CAGGTTGTCTTCGTTCTCTTCAGCTCCAACTTCATCGGCGTGTGCTGCAGCAGGTCCCTGCACTATCAGTTCTACGTGTGGTACTTCCACACCCTGCCCTACCTGCTGTGGTGCACGCCTGCCGGGAAGCTCAGCCAGCTGCTCAA GGTGCTGATCCTGGGCCTCATTGAGCTCTCCTGGAACACGTACCCCTCCACAGTGTGCAGCTCAGCCTGCCTGCACGTGTGCCACGGGATCATCCTGCTACAGCTCTGGCACGGCACCGCTGCCCCCCTGGAGCCGCAGGGCCACCCTGCTGCCCAGAAAACCAGCCCTTCCCAGAAAAAGACAGAGTGA
- the ALG3 gene encoding dol-P-Man:Man(5)GlcNAc(2)-PP-Dol alpha-1,3-mannosyltransferase isoform X3, with protein sequence MAPAPGSGLRRKGAAGPGSLRQGLRRAWQEKHRVLLAPQYTGLVAACLCLAEVGVAHWVIRRVPSLAQCLSVWRCCRARGAEHASRAFPADTEIDWKAYMDEVEGVVNGTFDYTQLKGETGPLVYPAGFVYIFLGLYYLTSHGINIRLAQYLFAALYLVTLLLVFRIYSRTKKVPPYVFFFMCCASYRIHSIYILRLFNDPVAMTILFLAVNLFLEERWSWGCFFFSLAVSVKMNVLLFAPGLLFLLLWRFGLLGTIPKLSICALLQVALGLPFLLANPVGYVTRSFDLGRQFLFKWTVNWRFLPEEVFQHRAFHLALLAAHLGALGLFALHRWHRSEENLLSLLKDPTERKSPPQALTANQVVFVLFSSNFIGVCCSRSLHYQFYVWYFHTLPYLLWCTPAGKLSQLLKYVPASALLLRAIPPTAGC encoded by the exons ATGGCTCCGGCGCCCGGCTCAGGGCTGCGGCGCAagggggcggcggggccgggctcgctgcGCCAGGGCCTGCGGCGAGCCTGGCAGGAGAAGCACCGGGTGCTGCTGGCGCCCCAGTACACGGGGCTGGTGGCCGCCTGCCTCtgcctggcggaggtgggggtcGCGCACTGGGTCATACGCCGGGTGCCAT CCCTCGCCCAGTGCCTGTCCGTGTGGAGATGCTGCAGAGCGCGTGGAGCTGAGCATGCGTCTCGTGCTTTCCCCGCAGACACAGAGATCGACTGGAAGGCCTATATGGACGAGGTGGAGGGAGTCGTTAATGGGACCTTCGACTACACCCAGCTGAAGGGAGAAACCGGGCCCCTGGT ttacCCTGCTGGCTTCGTTTACATCTTCCTGGGTCTCTACTACCTCACCAGCCATGGCATCAACATCCGCCTGGCGCAGTATCTCTTTGCTGCGCTCTATCTCGTGACCCTGCTGCTTGTCTTCCGCATCTACAGCCGGACCAAGAAG GTTCCTCCCTATGTTTTCTTCTTCATGTGCTGCGCCTCCTACCGCATCCACTCCATCTATATCCTACGACTCTTTAATGACCCCGTCGCCATGACGATCCTCTTCCTCGCAGTCAACCTCTTCCTGGAAGAGCGCTGGTCCTGGGGCTGCTTCTTCTTCAG CCTGGCTGTGTCGGTGAAGATGAACGTCCTGCTCTTCGCTCCAGgcctcctcttcctgcttcttTGGCGCTTTGGCCTCCTGGGCACCATCCCCAAACTCTCCATCTGCGCGCTGCTGCAG GTGGCCCTGGGGCTGCCCTTCCTGCTGGCGAACCCCGTTGGTTACGTGACCCGCTCCTTCGACTTGGGCCGCCAGTTCCTTTTCAAGTGGACGGTGAACTGGCGGTTCCTGCCGGAGGAGGTTTTCCAGCATCGGGCCTTCCACCTGGCGCTGCTCGCAGCCCACCTGGGCGCCCTGGGGCTCTTTGCGCTGCACCGGTGGCACAG gTCTGAGGAGAATCTCTTGTCGTTGCTGAAGGACCCAACAGAGAGGAAGAGTCCACCGCAGGCCCTGACGGCCAAC CAGGTTGTCTTCGTTCTCTTCAGCTCCAACTTCATCGGCGTGTGCTGCAGCAGGTCCCTGCACTATCAGTTCTACGTGTGGTACTTCCACACCCTGCCCTACCTGCTGTGGTGCACGCCTGCCGGGAAGCTCAGCCAGCTGCTCAAGTATGTGCCCGCGTCCGCTCTTCTGCTCCGGGCTATCCCTCCCACTGCTG GGTGCTGA
- the ALG3 gene encoding dol-P-Man:Man(5)GlcNAc(2)-PP-Dol alpha-1,3-mannosyltransferase isoform X4: MDEVEGVVNGTFDYTQLKGETGPLVYPAGFVYIFLGLYYLTSHGINIRLAQYLFAALYLVTLLLVFRIYSRTKKVPPYVFFFMCCASYRIHSIYILRLFNDPVAMTILFLAVNLFLEERWSWGCFFFSLAVSVKMNVLLFAPGLLFLLLWRFGLLGTIPKLSICALLQVALGLPFLLANPVGYVTRSFDLGRQFLFKWTVNWRFLPEEVFQHRAFHLALLAAHLGALGLFALHRWHRSEENLLSLLKDPTERKSPPQALTANQVVFVLFSSNFIGVCCSRSLHYQFYVWYFHTLPYLLWCTPAGKLSQLLKVLILGLIELSWNTYPSTVCSSACLHVCHGIILLQLWHGTAAPLEPQGHPAAQKTSPSQKKTE; this comes from the exons ATGGACGAGGTGGAGGGAGTCGTTAATGGGACCTTCGACTACACCCAGCTGAAGGGAGAAACCGGGCCCCTGGT ttacCCTGCTGGCTTCGTTTACATCTTCCTGGGTCTCTACTACCTCACCAGCCATGGCATCAACATCCGCCTGGCGCAGTATCTCTTTGCTGCGCTCTATCTCGTGACCCTGCTGCTTGTCTTCCGCATCTACAGCCGGACCAAGAAG GTTCCTCCCTATGTTTTCTTCTTCATGTGCTGCGCCTCCTACCGCATCCACTCCATCTATATCCTACGACTCTTTAATGACCCCGTCGCCATGACGATCCTCTTCCTCGCAGTCAACCTCTTCCTGGAAGAGCGCTGGTCCTGGGGCTGCTTCTTCTTCAG CCTGGCTGTGTCGGTGAAGATGAACGTCCTGCTCTTCGCTCCAGgcctcctcttcctgcttcttTGGCGCTTTGGCCTCCTGGGCACCATCCCCAAACTCTCCATCTGCGCGCTGCTGCAG GTGGCCCTGGGGCTGCCCTTCCTGCTGGCGAACCCCGTTGGTTACGTGACCCGCTCCTTCGACTTGGGCCGCCAGTTCCTTTTCAAGTGGACGGTGAACTGGCGGTTCCTGCCGGAGGAGGTTTTCCAGCATCGGGCCTTCCACCTGGCGCTGCTCGCAGCCCACCTGGGCGCCCTGGGGCTCTTTGCGCTGCACCGGTGGCACAG gTCTGAGGAGAATCTCTTGTCGTTGCTGAAGGACCCAACAGAGAGGAAGAGTCCACCGCAGGCCCTGACGGCCAAC CAGGTTGTCTTCGTTCTCTTCAGCTCCAACTTCATCGGCGTGTGCTGCAGCAGGTCCCTGCACTATCAGTTCTACGTGTGGTACTTCCACACCCTGCCCTACCTGCTGTGGTGCACGCCTGCCGGGAAGCTCAGCCAGCTGCTCAA GGTGCTGATCCTGGGCCTCATTGAGCTCTCCTGGAACACGTACCCCTCCACAGTGTGCAGCTCAGCCTGCCTGCACGTGTGCCACGGGATCATCCTGCTACAGCTCTGGCACGGCACCGCTGCCCCCCTGGAGCCGCAGGGCCACCCTGCTGCCCAGAAAACCAGCCCTTCCCAGAAAAAGACAGAGTGA